From Streptomyces sp. NBC_00237, a single genomic window includes:
- a CDS encoding aminopeptidase P family protein, with amino-acid sequence MSEELKPETPEIVDGETEATEEEPIKQRKNGLYPGLSDELAENMKSGWADTELHGLEPIAQASHTAARRAALSARFPGERLVIAAGNLKTRSNDTEYAFRASTEYAYLTGDQTHDGVLVLEPTETGHDATVYLLPRSNRENGEFWLDGQGELWVGRRHSLAEAEQVLGLPAKDVRELPQALREATGRVRNVRGHDAGIEAALADKVTAETDEELRVYLSEARVVKDAFEIGELQKAVDSTVRGFEDVVKVLDKAEATSERYLEGTFFLRARVEGNDIGYGSICAAGPHATTLHWVRNDGAVRSGDLLLLDAGVETHTLYTADVTRTLPINGTFSPLQKKIYDAVYEAQEAGIAAVKPGASYRDFHEAAQRVLAEKLVEWGLVEGPAERVLELGLQRRWTLHGTGHMLGLDVHDCAAARREAYADGTLEPGVCLTVEPGLYFQADDLTVPEEYRGIGVRIEDDILVTEDGNRNMSAALPRRSDEVEAWMAATKAAK; translated from the coding sequence GTGTCTGAGGAGCTCAAGCCGGAGACCCCGGAAATCGTGGATGGCGAGACTGAGGCCACCGAGGAAGAGCCCATCAAGCAGCGCAAGAACGGGCTGTACCCGGGACTGTCCGACGAGCTCGCCGAGAACATGAAGTCCGGCTGGGCCGACACCGAGCTGCACGGCCTGGAGCCGATCGCGCAGGCGTCGCACACCGCCGCCCGCCGCGCCGCGCTCTCCGCGCGCTTCCCGGGCGAACGCCTGGTGATCGCCGCGGGCAACCTCAAGACGCGTTCCAACGACACCGAGTACGCCTTCCGCGCCTCCACGGAGTACGCGTACCTGACCGGTGACCAGACCCACGACGGCGTCCTGGTCCTGGAGCCGACCGAGACCGGGCACGACGCGACGGTCTACCTGCTGCCGCGCTCCAACCGGGAGAACGGCGAGTTCTGGCTGGACGGCCAGGGCGAACTGTGGGTCGGCCGTCGGCACTCCCTCGCCGAGGCCGAGCAGGTGCTGGGCCTGCCCGCCAAGGACGTCCGCGAGCTGCCGCAGGCGCTGCGCGAGGCCACCGGCCGGGTCCGCAACGTCCGAGGGCACGACGCGGGCATCGAGGCCGCACTCGCCGACAAGGTCACCGCCGAGACGGACGAGGAACTGCGCGTCTACCTCTCCGAGGCCCGTGTGGTGAAGGACGCCTTCGAGATCGGCGAGCTCCAGAAGGCCGTGGACTCCACCGTCCGCGGCTTCGAGGACGTCGTGAAGGTCCTCGACAAGGCCGAGGCGACCTCCGAGCGCTACCTGGAGGGCACGTTCTTCCTGCGCGCCCGCGTCGAGGGCAACGACATCGGCTACGGCTCCATCTGCGCCGCGGGCCCGCACGCCACCACCCTGCACTGGGTGCGCAACGACGGCGCGGTGCGCTCCGGCGACCTGCTGCTGCTCGACGCCGGCGTGGAGACCCACACCCTCTACACAGCCGACGTGACGCGCACGCTGCCGATCAACGGCACGTTCTCGCCGCTCCAGAAGAAGATCTACGACGCGGTGTACGAGGCCCAGGAGGCCGGCATCGCGGCGGTCAAGCCGGGTGCCTCGTACCGTGACTTCCACGAGGCCGCGCAGCGCGTGCTCGCCGAGAAGCTCGTCGAGTGGGGCCTCGTCGAGGGCCCGGCCGAGCGGGTCCTGGAGCTGGGCCTCCAGCGCCGCTGGACCCTGCACGGCACCGGCCACATGCTGGGCCTGGACGTTCACGACTGCGCCGCCGCGCGCCGCGAGGCGTACGCCGACGGCACCCTGGAGCCGGGCGTGTGCCTGACCGTCGAGCCGGGCCTGTACTTCCAGGCCGACGACCTGACGGTGCCGGAGGAATACCGGGGCATCGGCGTCCGGATCGAGGACGACATCCTGGTCACCGAGGACGGCAACCGGAACATGTCGGCGGCGCTGCCGCGCCGGTCCGACGAGGTCGAGGCGTGGATGGCGGCGACGAAGGCCGCCAAGTAG
- a CDS encoding YcnI family protein: MNANRRTRISRLSAVGVAAAASVVVLAGPAFAHVSVQPVGAAAKGGYATVNVKVPNERDNASTVKLEVSFPVKEHPLTSVMPQAVPGWTVKVEKTTLDKPLKVHGKEIKEAVSKITWTGGKVGSGEFQQFPLSLGKLPEDADQIVLKAIQTYDNDEVVRWIEEPKEGQPEPQSPAPVLKLTAPVGDGHGAAPAADDKKAKDSKAADSHDDGKKETVAAVSSSDTTARVLGIVGIIVGVAGVAFGVLAGRRRAS, translated from the coding sequence ATGAACGCAAACCGTCGCACCCGTATCTCACGCCTCTCCGCCGTCGGTGTCGCCGCGGCCGCATCCGTCGTGGTGCTCGCCGGACCCGCCTTCGCGCACGTCAGCGTGCAGCCGGTCGGCGCGGCCGCCAAGGGCGGTTACGCCACCGTCAACGTGAAGGTCCCCAACGAGCGCGACAACGCCTCGACGGTGAAGCTCGAAGTGAGCTTCCCGGTCAAGGAGCACCCGCTGACCTCCGTGATGCCGCAGGCCGTCCCGGGCTGGACCGTGAAGGTCGAGAAGACCACGCTCGACAAGCCGCTGAAGGTGCACGGCAAGGAGATCAAGGAAGCCGTCTCGAAGATCACCTGGACCGGCGGGAAGGTCGGCTCCGGTGAGTTCCAGCAGTTCCCGCTCTCGCTGGGCAAGCTTCCCGAGGACGCCGACCAGATCGTGCTGAAGGCCATCCAGACGTACGACAACGACGAGGTCGTGCGCTGGATCGAGGAGCCCAAGGAGGGTCAGCCGGAGCCGCAGTCCCCGGCGCCCGTCCTGAAGCTGACCGCGCCCGTGGGCGACGGGCACGGTGCGGCTCCGGCCGCCGACGACAAGAAGGCCAAGGACTCCAAGGCCGCCGACTCGCACGACGACGGCAAGAAGGAGACCGTTGCCGCGGTCTCCAGCAGCGACACCACCGCCCGGGTGCTCGGCATCGTGGGCATCATCGTGGGTGTCGCCGGTGTGGCCTTCGGGGTTCTCGCGGGCCGTCGCCGCGCCTCCTGA
- a CDS encoding SCO family protein, which translates to MRKKNVLVAAALVAAAALTLSACGGDSSKKEGGQSVANVATPTKEKAATVLDRPYTKPNLVLKDTNGKEYDLREATKGKPTLIYFGYTNCPDVCPLTMSNIAVAYKKLPKADQENLRVVFVTTDPERDTPKELGTWLKGAGNPDFIGLTGDFPTIQAGARQLGVSIEPSTKDKDGKVTSMHTKQVIAFSPKTDAGYLLYTDEATADDYTADLPKIVKGDTP; encoded by the coding sequence ATGCGTAAGAAGAACGTGCTGGTCGCGGCGGCTCTCGTCGCCGCGGCCGCACTCACCCTGTCCGCGTGCGGTGGCGACTCCTCGAAGAAGGAAGGCGGCCAGTCGGTCGCCAACGTCGCCACTCCCACCAAGGAGAAGGCCGCGACGGTCCTCGACCGGCCGTACACCAAGCCGAACCTCGTCCTGAAGGACACGAACGGCAAGGAGTACGACCTCCGTGAGGCCACCAAGGGCAAGCCGACGCTGATCTACTTCGGCTACACCAACTGCCCCGACGTGTGCCCGCTGACGATGAGCAACATCGCGGTCGCGTACAAGAAGCTGCCGAAGGCCGACCAGGAGAACCTCCGTGTCGTCTTCGTGACGACCGACCCGGAACGGGACACGCCGAAGGAACTCGGCACCTGGCTCAAGGGCGCGGGCAACCCCGACTTCATCGGGCTGACCGGCGACTTCCCGACCATCCAGGCGGGCGCCAGGCAGCTCGGCGTCAGCATCGAGCCGTCCACCAAGGACAAGGACGGCAAGGTCACTTCCATGCACACCAAGCAGGTCATCGCGTTCTCGCCGAAGACCGACGCGGGCTACCTCCTCTACACCGACGAGGCCACCGCAGACGACTACACCGCCGATCTCCCGAAGATCGTCAAGGGAGACACCCCGTGA
- the efeB gene encoding iron uptake transporter deferrochelatase/peroxidase subunit: MSRRRLLGTAGAAGAAGLVLGAAGGAGVAAAVGSGGDEPAALASLGTAEAMFHGKHQAGITTPLQARGHLIAFDLAPGSGRKEAMALLRRWSEVAKTLMAGRSLAGEDTGVAYDAGPSSLTVTFGFGRTFFDRTGLTAKRPVELDPLPDFSSDRLDARRSNGDLWVQIGSDDALVAFHALRAVQREAGDAARVRWQMNGFNRSPGATAAPMTTRNLMGQVDGTGNPKPSEPDFEKRIFVPEKGGPAGQEWMAGGSYAVVRRIRMLLDDWEKLPRGDQEAVIGRRKKDGAPLTGGDEFTEPELQKVGPNGKLVVASDAHSRISAPEQNGGAAMLRRPFSYHDGISADGVPDAGLLFICWQADPMRGFVPVQRKLDRGDALSKFIRHESSGLFAVPGGPGEGEYVGQRLLEG, from the coding sequence ATCTCGCGGCGTCGGCTGCTCGGCACGGCGGGTGCGGCCGGAGCCGCCGGGCTCGTGCTGGGCGCGGCGGGCGGCGCGGGTGTCGCCGCCGCGGTCGGCTCCGGCGGTGACGAACCCGCCGCCCTGGCCTCGCTGGGTACGGCCGAGGCGATGTTTCACGGGAAACATCAGGCCGGAATCACCACTCCGCTTCAGGCCCGCGGCCACCTGATCGCCTTCGACCTGGCGCCCGGGTCCGGCCGCAAGGAGGCCATGGCGCTGCTGCGCCGCTGGTCGGAGGTGGCGAAGACGCTGATGGCGGGCCGGTCGCTCGCCGGGGAGGACACCGGGGTCGCCTATGACGCCGGGCCGTCGTCCCTCACCGTCACCTTCGGCTTCGGCCGGACCTTCTTCGACCGTACGGGGCTGACGGCGAAGCGCCCGGTGGAGCTGGACCCGCTGCCGGACTTCTCGTCCGATCGCCTCGACGCCCGCCGCAGCAACGGCGACCTGTGGGTGCAGATCGGCTCCGACGACGCGCTGGTCGCCTTCCACGCGCTGCGGGCCGTGCAGCGGGAGGCGGGGGACGCGGCCCGGGTGCGCTGGCAGATGAACGGCTTCAACCGGTCGCCCGGCGCTACGGCAGCCCCGATGACGACCCGCAATCTGATGGGGCAGGTGGACGGGACGGGCAACCCGAAGCCGTCGGAACCGGACTTCGAGAAGCGGATCTTCGTGCCGGAGAAGGGCGGACCGGCTGGTCAGGAGTGGATGGCGGGCGGTTCGTACGCGGTCGTACGGCGTATCCGCATGCTCCTGGACGACTGGGAGAAGCTGCCTCGGGGCGACCAGGAGGCGGTCATCGGGCGGCGGAAGAAGGACGGCGCACCGCTGACCGGCGGGGACGAGTTCACCGAGCCCGAACTCCAGAAGGTGGGGCCGAACGGCAAGCTCGTCGTGGCTTCCGACGCCCACTCCCGGATCTCGGCCCCGGAGCAGAACGGCGGCGCGGCGATGCTGCGACGCCCCTTCTCGTACCACGACGGCATCTCCGCGGACGGGGTGCCGGACGCGGGGCTGCTGTTCATCTGCTGGCAGGCGGACCCGATGCGCGGGTTCGTGCCGGTGCAGCGGAAGCTCGACCGGGGGGACGCGCTGTCGAAGTTCATCCGCCACGAGTCGAGCGGGCTGTTCGCGGTGCCCGGCGGCCCGGGTGAGGGCGAGTACGTGGGACAGCGGCTGCTGGAGGGCTGA
- a CDS encoding copper resistance CopC/CopD family protein, whose translation MKDTAPLFGTPGTASAARVREARVRAREVRVHLREVHVHAREARPHARAVRVHVVRALLVVAALFGALLAGAGPAAAHAALTDSNPKDGAVVATAPQNITLNFSEQIQLGEDAIRVLDPSGKRADTGEVLDLCNGNLVQYGVALHKGLPDGTYTVAWQAVSADSHPISGALTFSIGAPSESSVSLPSQEAGGGVVGALYGIARYAAYAGFIVLVGGAAFVLTCWRRGASERPMQRLVVRGWLLLTAATLLMLLLRAPYTGSGELSGIFDLAALKAVLTTKTGAALVSRLLLLGAAALFVAVLFGAYAKKVAAEDGDDAPDDDEDSSRKDLTFGIALGGGVVAAGIAATWAMSEHASTGIQPGVAMPVDVLHMLAVAAWLGGLAALLTALYRSPSLERTAVRNFSRLAFGSVAVLAATGLYQSWRQVGSWKALFDTTYGQLLLAKIALVVVMVAAAWFSRRWIGRMTERRAPEAEAEAVLDEREEREEKAQQDAESVTVPADPQRAAQLARQRAAMSTVRAKRVRDADPERSGLRRSVLLEAGVAVVLLAVTTVLTSTEPGRTELKEAGRNTTSAPAVADRPVDLNMAFDTGGQGGKGTIRLQITPGRTGSNALHVWANSPDNKPVDAPELKVAFTNEDKQVGPLPAVPDKLAPGHWSASGVQIPMAGTWKIDVTIRTSDIDQVTVSQNVKIG comes from the coding sequence ATGAAGGACACCGCCCCGCTCTTCGGGACGCCGGGGACCGCTTCGGCCGCACGCGTGCGCGAGGCACGCGTGCGTGCCCGTGAGGTGCGCGTGCATTTGCGTGAGGTGCACGTGCATGCGCGTGAAGCACGCCCGCACGCACGTGCGGTGCGCGTGCATGTCGTACGTGCGCTGCTCGTGGTCGCCGCGCTGTTCGGCGCGCTGTTGGCGGGCGCGGGCCCCGCCGCCGCGCACGCCGCGCTCACCGACAGCAACCCGAAGGACGGGGCGGTGGTCGCCACCGCTCCCCAGAACATCACCCTGAACTTCTCCGAGCAGATCCAGCTCGGCGAGGACGCCATCCGTGTCCTCGACCCGTCGGGCAAGCGCGCCGACACCGGCGAGGTCCTCGACCTGTGCAACGGCAACCTCGTCCAGTACGGGGTCGCGCTGCACAAGGGGCTGCCGGACGGCACGTACACCGTCGCCTGGCAGGCCGTCTCCGCCGACAGCCACCCCATCTCCGGAGCCCTGACCTTCTCGATCGGCGCGCCCTCCGAAAGCAGCGTCTCGCTGCCCTCCCAGGAGGCCGGGGGCGGCGTCGTCGGCGCGCTCTACGGCATCGCCCGGTACGCCGCCTACGCCGGGTTCATCGTGCTCGTCGGCGGTGCGGCCTTCGTGCTGACCTGCTGGCGGCGCGGGGCGTCCGAGCGTCCAATGCAGCGTCTGGTGGTGCGCGGCTGGCTGCTGCTGACGGCCGCGACCCTGCTCATGCTGCTGCTCCGGGCCCCGTACACCGGGTCCGGGGAACTGTCGGGGATCTTCGACCTCGCCGCGCTCAAGGCCGTACTGACCACCAAGACCGGTGCGGCGCTGGTGTCTCGGCTGTTGCTGCTCGGCGCGGCGGCGCTCTTCGTGGCGGTCCTCTTCGGGGCGTACGCGAAGAAGGTGGCCGCCGAAGACGGGGACGACGCCCCGGACGACGACGAGGACTCCTCACGCAAGGACCTCACCTTCGGCATCGCCCTGGGCGGCGGGGTCGTGGCAGCGGGCATCGCCGCGACCTGGGCGATGTCCGAACACGCCTCGACGGGCATCCAGCCGGGCGTCGCGATGCCCGTCGACGTCCTGCACATGCTGGCGGTCGCCGCGTGGCTGGGCGGGCTCGCCGCGCTGCTGACCGCTCTCTACCGGTCTCCCTCCCTTGAACGAACGGCCGTACGGAATTTCTCCCGGCTCGCGTTCGGGAGTGTCGCCGTGCTCGCCGCGACCGGGCTCTACCAGTCCTGGCGGCAGGTCGGCTCGTGGAAGGCGCTCTTCGACACCACGTACGGACAACTGCTGCTGGCGAAGATCGCGCTGGTCGTAGTGATGGTCGCGGCCGCGTGGTTCTCGCGCCGGTGGATCGGGCGGATGACCGAACGACGGGCTCCGGAGGCCGAGGCGGAAGCCGTACTCGACGAGCGGGAGGAACGGGAGGAGAAGGCACAGCAGGACGCCGAGTCGGTCACCGTGCCCGCCGACCCCCAGCGGGCCGCCCAGCTCGCCCGGCAGCGCGCGGCCATGAGCACCGTCCGCGCCAAGCGGGTCCGCGACGCCGATCCGGAGCGCTCCGGACTGCGCCGTTCCGTCCTTCTGGAGGCCGGGGTCGCGGTCGTGCTGCTCGCCGTCACGACCGTTCTGACCAGCACCGAACCGGGTCGTACGGAGCTCAAGGAGGCGGGTCGCAACACCACCTCGGCCCCTGCGGTGGCCGACCGCCCCGTCGACCTGAACATGGCCTTCGACACCGGCGGGCAAGGCGGCAAGGGCACCATCCGCCTCCAGATCACCCCGGGCCGCACCGGCAGCAACGCCCTGCACGTCTGGGCCAATTCGCCGGACAACAAGCCGGTGGACGCACCCGAACTGAAGGTCGCGTTCACCAACGAGGACAAGCAGGTCGGCCCGCTGCCCGCCGTCCCCGACAAGCTCGCCCCCGGACACTGGAGCGCGAGCGGTGTGCAGATCCCGATGGCCGGGACCTGGAAGATCGACGTGACGATCCGCACCTCCGACATCGACCAAGTGACCGTTTCCCAGAACGTCAAGATCGGCTGA
- a CDS encoding ATP-binding protein gives MSIWWSLHLRREAASVPLARRLLLDSMNTAGVDPDISYDLSVALSEACANAVEHGGDDEPGPHCAAYRVTAYLDGDTCRIEVTDSGPGFPAVRRRGAGSTGAGGTGAGRPGAARPAAHLRENGRGLRLIEQLADHVHFRNRPGRGAVVSFDKILKWREGALLQAS, from the coding sequence ATGAGCATCTGGTGGTCACTCCACTTGCGGCGCGAAGCCGCGAGCGTTCCGCTCGCCCGCCGTCTTCTGCTCGACAGCATGAACACCGCGGGCGTCGATCCGGACATCTCCTACGACCTTTCGGTCGCACTCAGCGAAGCCTGTGCGAACGCCGTCGAGCACGGCGGTGACGACGAACCGGGTCCGCATTGCGCGGCGTACCGGGTCACCGCGTACCTCGACGGCGACACCTGCCGCATCGAGGTCACCGACTCGGGACCAGGCTTCCCGGCGGTCCGCAGACGCGGTGCGGGCAGTACGGGTGCGGGCGGTACGGGTGCGGGCCGCCCCGGCGCGGCCCGGCCCGCGGCGCACCTGCGGGAGAACGGCCGGGGGCTGCGCCTCATCGAGCAGCTCGCCGACCACGTGCACTTCCGCAACCGGCCGGGGCGGGGCGCGGTGGTCAGCTTCGACAAGATCCTCAAATGGCGCGAGGGCGCGCTGCTCCAGGCGTCCTGA
- a CDS encoding PP2C family protein-serine/threonine phosphatase: MLDIALHVRVDVDLLIAAQNDMGVCDAIEHYAPGGKPADMSAPNVPKVAGIDPLVPPPAQTPAPAGAVIQDRLAGWVSDLTTLHELTERLVGTGALDEALHEVVRAGAALVGARRGLAVLEPADGLGPASTVGFGLAHADLGHIETVPRDATAYGRFLDGTTEPGDGGPSASPDLLHEEGLDPLHREVAARLGYAASYALPLTGSSGRLGAVVWLYDEPAEPVERQRHLVGLYGRYASEHLTRLLELERARTHARTLVEELLPSRLPRVSGVQLAVRHRTGPRGGGDWYDALPLPEGALGLVVGSVTGAGPSATAAMGRLRASLRAYAVIEGEDPVAVLSDLELLMRLTEPARSATALLAYCEPAKRKIVLAGAGHTPPLIIGERRTEYAETSLSAPLGMLSCWEAPSVEISPKPGETVLLYTDGLLHRTGEPMDRAFARLHAAAVGVPKAIRDDPGAIADHVLRTVLPDGLDEVDSAEDIVLLAARFD; the protein is encoded by the coding sequence ATGCTGGACATCGCCTTACATGTGCGTGTAGATGTGGATCTATTGATAGCGGCGCAGAATGACATGGGGGTTTGCGATGCTATTGAGCACTACGCACCAGGTGGAAAGCCGGCTGACATGAGCGCCCCGAACGTGCCGAAAGTGGCCGGAATCGATCCACTGGTTCCGCCCCCCGCGCAGACTCCCGCGCCTGCGGGAGCAGTGATCCAGGACCGGCTGGCGGGCTGGGTCTCCGACCTGACCACTCTTCACGAACTCACCGAACGCCTGGTGGGAACGGGTGCGCTCGACGAGGCACTGCACGAGGTGGTGCGCGCCGGAGCCGCCCTCGTCGGGGCCAGGCGCGGCCTCGCCGTCCTGGAGCCCGCCGACGGCCTCGGGCCCGCCAGTACCGTCGGTTTCGGCCTCGCGCACGCCGACCTCGGTCACATCGAGACCGTGCCGCGCGACGCGACGGCGTACGGCCGCTTCCTCGACGGGACCACCGAACCCGGCGACGGCGGGCCGAGCGCCAGCCCCGATCTGCTGCACGAGGAGGGGCTCGACCCGCTGCACCGCGAGGTGGCCGCGCGCCTCGGGTACGCCGCCAGTTACGCGCTGCCCCTGACCGGTTCCTCGGGGCGGCTCGGCGCGGTCGTCTGGCTGTACGACGAACCCGCCGAGCCGGTGGAGCGTCAGCGGCACCTGGTCGGGCTCTACGGCAGGTACGCGTCCGAGCACCTGACCCGGCTGCTCGAACTGGAGCGGGCACGCACCCACGCGAGGACGCTCGTCGAGGAGCTGCTGCCGAGCCGCCTGCCCCGGGTCTCCGGCGTACAGCTGGCCGTACGGCACCGGACCGGGCCGCGCGGCGGGGGCGACTGGTACGACGCGCTGCCGCTGCCCGAAGGGGCGCTCGGCCTGGTCGTCGGCTCGGTCACCGGGGCGGGGCCCAGCGCGACCGCCGCCATGGGACGGCTGCGGGCGAGCCTGCGGGCGTACGCCGTCATAGAGGGCGAGGACCCGGTCGCCGTGCTCTCCGATCTGGAGCTGCTGATGCGGCTGACGGAGCCCGCGCGCTCGGCCACCGCCCTGCTGGCGTACTGCGAACCCGCCAAGCGGAAGATCGTGCTCGCCGGGGCGGGGCACACACCGCCGCTGATCATCGGCGAGCGGCGCACGGAGTACGCGGAGACGTCGCTGTCGGCACCGCTGGGGATGCTGTCCTGCTGGGAGGCGCCCAGCGTGGAGATCAGCCCGAAGCCGGGCGAGACCGTGCTGCTGTACACCGACGGGCTGCTGCACCGCACCGGGGAGCCGATGGACCGGGCGTTCGCGCGGCTGCACGCGGCGGCGGTGGGCGTGCCGAAGGCGATCCGGGACGACCCGGGGGCGATCGCCGACCACGTGCTGCGGACGGTGCTGCCGGACGGGCTGGACGAGGTGGACTCGGCGGAGGACATCGTGCTGCTGGCGGCACGTTTCGACTGA
- a CDS encoding copper chaperone PCu(A)C translates to MNTRTTRSMRYTARLTTFAAIAVAGSLALTACGGDAKTDKTSSAKTTAPAADSKPKLAVTGAFIPEPAMPDMAGGFLTVKNTGSVGDRLTSVTASAFSGKAEIHETTKDGKMKEAKNGFPVLANGTLELKRGGNHIMFLDVKKKPKKGDKIAVELHFEKAGTVKVDMPVEAATHNPQQHH, encoded by the coding sequence GTGAACACTCGCACCACCCGTTCCATGCGTTACACCGCACGTCTGACCACGTTCGCCGCCATAGCCGTGGCGGGCTCGCTCGCGCTGACCGCGTGCGGGGGCGACGCGAAGACCGACAAGACCTCCTCGGCGAAGACGACCGCTCCGGCGGCCGACAGCAAGCCGAAGCTCGCGGTCACCGGCGCGTTCATCCCGGAACCCGCCATGCCCGACATGGCGGGCGGCTTCCTCACCGTCAAGAACACCGGCTCCGTCGGCGACCGTCTGACGTCCGTCACCGCCTCAGCGTTCTCGGGCAAGGCCGAGATCCACGAGACGACCAAGGACGGAAAGATGAAGGAGGCGAAGAACGGTTTCCCCGTTCTCGCCAACGGCACGCTGGAGCTCAAGCGCGGCGGCAACCACATCATGTTCCTCGATGTGAAGAAGAAGCCGAAGAAGGGCGACAAGATCGCCGTCGAGCTGCACTTCGAGAAGGCCGGGACCGTGAAGGTCGACATGCCGGTGGAGGCAGCCACCCACAACCCGCAGCAGCACCACTGA
- a CDS encoding bifunctional DNA primase/polymerase, giving the protein MREILGRRRRLRFRRSERPVLPGTALTCATAWQWPVLPGVGLTAAGGRAGAAKRCACPDPECVVPGAHPFDPGLMAATTDARMVRWWWEKRPDAPVVLATGGRAPCALSLPALAGARALVALDRMGVRLGPVVATPTRWSLLVSPYSLERLGELLYAKDRVPSSLRFHGDGGYLVLPPAETGAGQVRWERRPTLDGDGLPWLPDVETVLDALVVASSGAPGGGSRLAY; this is encoded by the coding sequence ATGCGCGAGATCCTCGGAAGGCGACGCAGGCTCCGGTTCCGGCGAAGCGAGCGGCCAGTTCTGCCCGGTACGGCGCTCACCTGCGCCACCGCGTGGCAGTGGCCGGTGCTCCCGGGAGTGGGGCTGACGGCGGCCGGCGGCCGCGCGGGTGCGGCGAAGCGCTGCGCCTGCCCCGATCCCGAGTGCGTGGTGCCCGGCGCGCACCCTTTCGACCCCGGGCTGATGGCAGCCACCACCGATGCGCGCATGGTGCGCTGGTGGTGGGAGAAGCGACCGGACGCACCGGTGGTGCTCGCCACCGGCGGCCGCGCCCCCTGTGCGCTCAGTCTCCCGGCGCTGGCGGGCGCGCGGGCGCTGGTGGCACTCGACCGGATGGGAGTGCGGCTGGGTCCCGTGGTGGCGACGCCCACCCGGTGGTCGCTCCTGGTCTCCCCGTACTCCCTGGAGCGGCTCGGTGAACTCCTGTACGCGAAGGACCGGGTGCCCTCTTCTTTGAGGTTCCACGGCGACGGCGGCTATCTGGTGCTGCCGCCCGCCGAAACCGGTGCGGGACAGGTGCGTTGGGAGCGGCGGCCGACGCTCGACGGGGACGGGCTCCCCTGGCTGCCGGACGTGGAGACCGTGCTGGACGCCCTGGTGGTGGCCAGCAGTGGTGCCCCGGGCGGCGGCAGCAGGCTGGCGTACTGA
- the pheA gene encoding prephenate dehydratase codes for MSATRYAYLGPEGTFTEVALRTLPEAATRELAPMVSVPAALDAVRSGEAAAALVPIENSVEGGITATLDALTSGEPLMIYREVLLSIRFALLVRPGTKLQDIKTVTAHPAAQPQVRNWIKENLPDAVWESSASNADGARQVQEGRYDAAFAGEFAAATYGLEPLVTDIHDAVNAQTRFVLVGRPARPAAPTGADKTSVVIWLGPDRPGALLELLQEFAVRGVNLMLIQSRPTGAGIGNYCFAVDAEGHIADRRVGEALMGLKRIAPKVRFLGSYPRAGVAAEDVPQLRHGTSDREFTEASDWLARCQDGRA; via the coding sequence ATGTCAGCGACGCGCTACGCCTATCTCGGCCCCGAGGGCACCTTCACCGAGGTCGCCCTCCGTACGCTCCCCGAAGCCGCCACCCGTGAACTCGCCCCCATGGTGTCGGTTCCGGCCGCGCTGGACGCGGTGCGCAGCGGTGAGGCGGCGGCGGCTCTCGTACCGATCGAGAACTCGGTGGAGGGCGGCATCACGGCGACGCTCGACGCGCTGACCTCCGGCGAGCCGCTGATGATCTACCGCGAGGTACTGCTGTCGATCCGGTTCGCGCTGCTGGTGCGTCCGGGGACGAAGCTCCAGGACATCAAGACGGTCACCGCCCACCCGGCGGCCCAGCCGCAGGTCCGGAACTGGATCAAGGAGAACCTGCCGGACGCGGTGTGGGAGTCGTCGGCCTCCAACGCGGACGGGGCGCGGCAGGTGCAGGAGGGGCGGTACGACGCTGCTTTCGCGGGCGAGTTCGCGGCGGCGACGTACGGTCTGGAGCCGCTGGTCACGGACATCCACGACGCGGTGAACGCGCAGACGCGCTTCGTGCTGGTGGGACGTCCGGCACGGCCCGCCGCGCCGACGGGGGCGGACAAGACGTCGGTGGTGATCTGGCTGGGTCCCGACCGGCCGGGTGCGCTGCTGGAGCTGCTCCAGGAGTTCGCGGTGCGCGGGGTGAACCTGATGCTGATCCAGTCGCGGCCGACGGGCGCGGGGATCGGCAACTACTGCTTCGCGGTGGACGCGGAGGGGCACATCGCGGACCGGCGGGTGGGCGAGGCTCTGATGGGGCTGAAGCGGATCGCGCCGAAGGTGCGGTTCCTGGGGTCGTATCCGAGGGCCGGGGTGGCGGCGGAGGACGTGCCCCAGCTGCGCCACGGGACGTCGGACCGGGAGTTCACGGAGGCGTCGGACTGGCTGGCGCGGTGCCAGGACGGTCGGGCCTGA